The window GGATTCGTACTCAATAAGACGCAGATCAAGAGGTTTGGGAATAATGTAATCAATACCGAATTCAAGTTTATCAACACCGTAAGCCTTGCAGACATAATCCGGAGCCGGCTCTTTAGCCAGAGCTGCAAGAGCGTGTGCTGCGGCAATTTTCATTTCCTCATTGATAGCAGTAGCCTGAACATCCAGAGCTCCGCGGAAAATGAAAGGGAAACCGAGAACATTGTTCACCTGATTCGGGTAATCGGAACGGCCGGTTCCCATAATTGCATCAGGGCGGGCTTCCTTGGCTTCAGTATAAGTGATTTCAGGGTCGGGGTTTGCGCAGGCAAAAATGATAGGAGAATCAGCCATGGATTTAACCATTTCCTTGGTGACCATACCCTTTACGGACAGTCCGAGGAAAAGATCGGCACCCTTCATTGCCTCGGCAAGGTCTTTATATTCCTTGTCAGTGGCAAACTGCTTCTTCATATCATTAAGATTGGTACGGCTGTTGTTGATATGTCCGCGTGAATCGAACATAGCGATATTTTCAGCCTTTATTCCAAGAGATTTGTAGAAGTTTGTGCAGGAAATTGCCGCAGCTCCGGCACCGGAGACGACAAGACGCATATCTTCAATTTTTTTGCCTGCAATTTCAGCGGCGTTGATAAGTCCGGCA of the Maridesulfovibrio bastinii DSM 16055 genome contains:
- a CDS encoding malic enzyme-like NAD(P)-binding protein; translated protein: MALFTKQEALDYHSEGVKGKIEVVPVKPCATQKHLSMAYSPGVAEACLAIAEDKDLAYKYTGRGNLVAVVSNGTAVLGLGNIGPEAGKPVMEGKGVLFKVFADVNVFDINLNVTDPDELCSVVKALEPTFGGINLEDIKSPECFYIEEKLKKEMNIPVFHDDQHGTAIISGAGLINAAEIAGKKIEDMRLVVSGAGAAAISCTNFYKSLGIKAENIAMFDSRGHINNSRTNLNDMKKQFATDKEYKDLAEAMKGADLFLGLSVKGMVTKEMVKSMADSPIIFACANPDPEITYTEAKEARPDAIMGTGRSDYPNQVNNVLGFPFIFRGALDVQATAINEEMKIAAAHALAALAKEPAPDYVCKAYGVDKLEFGIDYIIPKPLDLRLIEYESAAVAKAAMDTGVARKKIDLEEYTKELRARLEKSKERVGAFIDSYHLDF